A window from Desulfovibrio sp. Fe33 encodes these proteins:
- a CDS encoding antibiotic biosynthesis monooxygenase family protein has translation MQTNKPDLTAPCYAVIFTSTRTDADNGYAETSARMLALARSMPGFLGVDSAREEIGVTVSYWESLEAIRAWKEHPEHRAARERGRREWYASFTARICRVERTEIFP, from the coding sequence ATGCAAACGAATAAGCCTGACCTGACGGCTCCCTGCTACGCGGTGATCTTCACCTCCACGCGCACGGACGCGGACAACGGCTACGCGGAAACCTCCGCGCGGATGCTCGCTCTGGCGCGGTCCATGCCCGGCTTCCTGGGGGTCGACTCCGCCCGCGAGGAAATCGGCGTGACCGTCTCCTACTGGGAAAGCCTGGAAGCCATCCGCGCCTGGAAAGAGCACCCTGAGCATCGCGCCGCCCGGGAACGCGGACGGCGGGAGTGGTACGCATCCTTCACCGCCCGCATCTGTCGGGTGGAACGCACTGAAATCTTCCCCTGA
- a CDS encoding acyl-CoA dehydrogenase family protein yields the protein MYTLRTLPGDDVRQIMWRFAERFDIQMSVQSARSIARSTVAKLVAEGARNTHEWTERKGDLLTAFDQSGLTSLFMDPHQGGYIEGPKNLALALVAFELAWVDAGAATSSLASCLALAPIHEKGTPEQRDKYMSACVPPQPGEDREIWRGAFALTEPLPYVGVDTGVLCGKASVAEWNDGEEPMLRIDKRGRFITNMDFANFVTAAVESSDERIKGSFMVILEEGDEGVFDRGAPTLKMVHQLSSTRDPVLNLKVPASRIIGGYEVVDGVIVPKYNHSEIIGAVFHRTRIPVGLMTSAKLLSAVEPVIRYHRNRFRGGDACHEGSPRFDKGIQNNEDALQRLVDVWASGEAGCSLAFAAARLADRFDPIEKAKEAHFEAEGVTSIRKQMSALRQLHDQVREFIAMEYGPAGERDEARYNELSNDTLVQYAYMEALAGILNPGVKLWNTGEGANKMREAVALVGGYGITEDCPGFLMQKWTDCQLEATYEGPEAVQRRHLTMTMTSDIFGCIMENWIAQMRRAGRDVPGLGGYVLASAMELWLWTLAHLQEAKDENGRKLYHNKRQGVTFAMADALGWILGPYFLACDVMELMEKGPMSPILAEGLDDLVGFYKDLCHVQAARAAGEVARICSELVYGFNWNHCPTPDGGIAEKCEPKGECAEDGTLGDQSKCARPDLVHFRELKATVDMCLAGSRLAKDRAGNALAEVMIPEALDYPQG from the coding sequence ATGTATACACTTCGTACCCTTCCGGGCGACGACGTCCGTCAGATCATGTGGCGTTTCGCCGAGAGGTTCGATATCCAGATGTCCGTGCAGAGCGCCCGGTCCATCGCCCGCTCCACCGTGGCCAAGCTGGTCGCCGAAGGGGCGCGCAATACTCATGAGTGGACCGAGCGGAAGGGCGACCTCCTGACCGCCTTCGATCAGTCCGGCCTGACCTCCTTGTTCATGGACCCCCATCAGGGCGGATACATCGAAGGTCCCAAGAACCTCGCGCTCGCCTTGGTCGCCTTCGAGCTGGCCTGGGTCGACGCGGGCGCGGCCACCTCTTCCCTGGCCTCCTGCCTTGCCCTGGCTCCCATTCACGAGAAGGGCACTCCCGAACAGCGGGACAAGTACATGTCCGCCTGCGTTCCGCCCCAGCCGGGCGAGGACCGGGAAATCTGGCGCGGCGCGTTTGCACTGACCGAGCCGCTTCCCTACGTGGGCGTGGATACCGGCGTGCTTTGCGGCAAGGCGTCCGTGGCCGAGTGGAATGACGGCGAGGAGCCCATGCTCCGGATCGACAAGCGCGGCCGGTTCATCACCAACATGGACTTCGCCAACTTCGTCACCGCCGCCGTGGAGTCCAGCGACGAGCGCATCAAGGGTTCCTTCATGGTCATCCTCGAAGAGGGCGACGAAGGCGTGTTCGACCGGGGCGCGCCGACCCTCAAGATGGTCCATCAGCTTTCCTCCACCCGCGATCCTGTCCTGAACCTCAAGGTTCCCGCCTCCCGCATCATCGGCGGCTATGAGGTGGTCGACGGCGTGATCGTGCCCAAGTACAACCACTCCGAGATCATCGGCGCGGTCTTCCACCGCACCCGCATTCCCGTGGGCCTGATGACCTCGGCCAAGCTTCTTTCCGCCGTCGAGCCGGTCATCCGTTATCATCGCAACCGCTTCCGTGGCGGCGACGCCTGCCACGAAGGCTCCCCGCGTTTCGACAAGGGCATCCAGAACAACGAGGACGCCCTGCAGCGGCTCGTCGACGTCTGGGCTTCCGGCGAGGCCGGTTGCTCCCTGGCCTTTGCCGCCGCGCGGCTGGCCGATCGTTTCGATCCCATCGAGAAGGCCAAGGAGGCCCACTTCGAGGCCGAAGGCGTGACGAGCATCCGCAAGCAGATGTCCGCCTTGCGCCAGCTCCACGATCAAGTCCGTGAATTCATCGCCATGGAATACGGTCCGGCCGGGGAGCGCGACGAAGCCCGCTACAACGAGCTTTCCAACGACACCCTGGTTCAGTACGCCTACATGGAGGCCCTGGCGGGCATCCTCAACCCGGGCGTGAAGCTCTGGAACACGGGCGAGGGCGCGAACAAGATGCGCGAGGCCGTGGCTTTGGTCGGCGGTTACGGCATCACCGAGGATTGCCCCGGCTTCCTCATGCAGAAGTGGACCGACTGCCAGCTCGAAGCCACCTACGAAGGCCCCGAGGCCGTGCAGCGCCGCCACCTGACCATGACCATGACCTCCGATATCTTCGGCTGCATCATGGAAAACTGGATCGCGCAGATGCGTCGCGCGGGCAGGGACGTTCCCGGTCTTGGCGGCTATGTGCTGGCCTCGGCCATGGAGCTGTGGCTGTGGACCCTGGCCCACTTGCAGGAGGCCAAGGACGAGAACGGCAGGAAGCTGTATCATAACAAGCGGCAGGGCGTTACCTTCGCCATGGCCGACGCGCTGGGCTGGATTCTCGGCCCCTACTTCCTGGCCTGCGATGTCATGGAGCTCATGGAGAAAGGCCCCATGTCCCCGATTCTGGCCGAGGGCCTCGATGACCTGGTCGGGTTCTACAAGGACCTGTGCCACGTCCAGGCCGCACGCGCCGCCGGAGAAGTCGCCCGCATCTGTTCCGAACTGGTCTACGGCTTCAACTGGAACCATTGTCCGACCCCGGACGGCGGCATCGCCGAGAAGTGCGAGCCCAAGGGCGAATGTGCCGAGGACGGCACTCTGGGCGACCAGTCCAAGTGCGCGCGTCCGGACCTTGTCCATTTCCGCGAGCTCAAGGCTACCG
- a CDS encoding class I adenylate cyclase → MSHDIPNIRTLASAIGDLADGPSLNDGPGIGRLAESFMKWCDLTPRPSQAEAVPQGEAVLAFNRLASGSNDIHTIQTCLHAMTRSGRFGRTLCARFIEGRDAPLPQLAPKVASWPATERLALAHEMLKDFPGKKDRETLTWLEELLKPLMGTDPEELAPFVARLGEQGDTLAFPVRQAIMSGLFGRWINSRLTNGVEGRDLEQLCMVLRGMGDAAYAEALAKAVELGRIKANVAVLRAIAAVGEAGNKTILGALLKILPAADVPLAGACLEALIAQDHPGIGKLLASVRTRMPGIRAAAVSRAPLLGDIGFFQYIASLPEDRRAAAQLEILGALKAIAPDFVRCVTDDCPPKGIFSPDRAGAGPPAAPRRDALEPPKTGLLKRLFQPKPRTLQALLPRSRNVRDMDLDPSTVDGERLENRELTRLGLAGSAFVRAGFSCTRVERVDMSDGLFRGCEVAGTQFREVRFTGAEFADTRFEDCVFTDCVFSDAFFSNCTFERCRFRASVFSETVFRDTRMTRADFTLCGLAGSALHGCTLHTSRFEACDFSFTELVGDDFQGVELSRCCLHAMYVRDCILASMELPGSPVTRSIIKNSDAAHPQFLANRIRQMTLFAREVERTGAPSAGEADPFAVQRVLIAWSRELTFMRRERRMLDNNRQRMHRAIGTLSHDQQTFLRMLPLLLDSDVFERRYNFGKIPACRVWGYHPGLTDLELVRERLGVTPGRRTGPEIRILAVYAMGSLGTVAQTSRSDLDCWICYDGDVTMAMEHGLKRKLDAMALWANSEYGLEVHFYPMRMDDVRENRFLSGDEESSGSAQALLLKEEFYRTALKLAGKNIAWWVTPAGASRKTYEACIRAARRYPLCGKPRLEDFGYLAEVPPDEYFGGSLWQMVKAVHSPFKSVLKLGLLETYSSPGTSGLPLCDRIKRNLIRNRQGKMDTDPYTALFSTLHAYYSERGENNAAALLKESFRLKANLPDIPLFMNLPARPEDESLISVLFGSGYVEPGRLAESHRAWPFEKSLRMGAHVRRYMVDTYRRIQEGLAPKGRTKALVSPEDLTRMGRRIAANFANKSHKIMRVPFMDIRENGFSILHFAADKTQGKPTEWTVRGGERMDAKQPAENLQILHRNQDPAHLLAWLMANRIYHPDSLLQADRSIAPMALTDLQHLMAALHDFFPFAETFEPDINEGLRSEEVNRAFFILNLTDPPETGRIEQVAVIYSTNWGEMFCRTFPRPGQLLEHNPTVFLSEKIDQSIALSPKLGIFTPKGAQCKRISLT, encoded by the coding sequence ATGAGCCACGACATTCCAAACATACGCACCTTGGCCTCGGCCATAGGCGACCTGGCCGACGGCCCGTCCTTGAACGACGGCCCCGGCATAGGGCGGCTGGCCGAGTCGTTCATGAAGTGGTGCGACCTGACGCCGCGCCCTTCGCAGGCCGAAGCCGTGCCCCAGGGCGAAGCCGTCCTGGCCTTCAATCGGCTGGCATCGGGCTCCAACGACATCCACACGATCCAGACCTGCCTCCACGCCATGACGAGGTCGGGGAGATTCGGGCGGACCCTCTGCGCGCGGTTCATCGAGGGCAGGGATGCGCCGCTTCCCCAACTCGCGCCCAAGGTCGCGTCCTGGCCCGCCACCGAACGGCTGGCCCTGGCGCACGAGATGCTCAAGGATTTTCCCGGCAAAAAGGACAGGGAAACCCTGACCTGGCTGGAAGAGCTGCTCAAGCCGCTCATGGGCACCGATCCCGAGGAACTGGCGCCGTTCGTGGCCCGTCTCGGCGAACAGGGCGACACCCTGGCCTTCCCGGTCAGACAGGCCATTATGAGCGGATTGTTCGGCCGCTGGATCAATTCCCGGCTGACCAACGGGGTCGAGGGGCGGGATCTGGAGCAATTGTGCATGGTCCTCCGGGGCATGGGCGACGCGGCTTACGCCGAAGCCCTGGCCAAAGCCGTAGAGCTGGGCCGCATCAAGGCGAACGTCGCGGTCCTGAGGGCCATCGCGGCCGTGGGCGAAGCGGGCAACAAGACCATTCTCGGCGCGCTCCTCAAAATCCTGCCCGCCGCCGACGTTCCCCTGGCCGGAGCCTGCCTGGAGGCGCTCATAGCCCAGGACCATCCGGGAATAGGCAAGCTGCTGGCTTCGGTCCGCACCCGTATGCCGGGCATCCGCGCGGCCGCCGTGTCGCGCGCTCCGCTGCTCGGCGACATCGGCTTCTTCCAGTATATCGCCTCCCTGCCCGAGGACCGGCGGGCCGCCGCGCAGCTCGAAATACTCGGCGCGCTCAAGGCCATCGCCCCGGACTTCGTCCGCTGCGTCACGGACGATTGCCCGCCCAAGGGGATATTCTCCCCGGACAGGGCCGGGGCCGGACCGCCCGCCGCCCCGCGCCGAGACGCCCTCGAACCACCCAAGACCGGCCTTCTCAAAAGACTCTTCCAACCAAAGCCCCGCACCCTCCAAGCCCTCCTGCCCCGTTCGCGCAACGTCCGCGACATGGACCTTGACCCGTCGACTGTGGACGGCGAACGGCTGGAAAACCGCGAGCTGACCCGGCTCGGCCTGGCCGGTTCCGCCTTTGTCCGCGCCGGCTTCTCCTGCACCCGGGTAGAACGCGTCGACATGTCCGACGGATTGTTCCGGGGCTGCGAAGTGGCAGGCACCCAATTCCGGGAAGTCCGCTTCACCGGCGCGGAGTTCGCCGACACCCGGTTCGAGGACTGCGTATTCACGGACTGCGTCTTCTCCGACGCATTCTTCTCCAACTGCACCTTCGAACGATGCCGCTTCCGGGCCTCGGTCTTCAGCGAAACGGTTTTCCGCGACACCCGGATGACCCGCGCCGACTTCACCCTGTGCGGACTCGCCGGAAGCGCCCTGCACGGCTGCACCCTGCACACCTCCAGGTTCGAGGCGTGCGACTTTTCCTTCACCGAGCTTGTGGGCGACGATTTCCAGGGCGTGGAACTGAGCCGCTGCTGCCTGCACGCCATGTACGTCCGGGACTGCATCCTGGCGTCAATGGAACTGCCCGGATCGCCTGTCACCAGGTCCATCATCAAGAACTCGGACGCCGCCCACCCTCAATTCCTGGCCAACCGCATCCGCCAGATGACCCTGTTCGCCCGCGAAGTGGAACGTACCGGCGCGCCTTCGGCCGGAGAGGCCGATCCGTTCGCGGTCCAGAGGGTACTCATCGCATGGTCCAGGGAACTGACCTTCATGCGCCGGGAACGGCGTATGCTCGACAACAACCGCCAGCGTATGCACAGGGCGATCGGCACCCTGTCCCACGACCAGCAGACATTTCTGCGTATGCTCCCGCTGCTGCTCGACAGCGACGTCTTCGAACGCCGCTACAACTTCGGCAAGATTCCCGCCTGCCGCGTGTGGGGCTACCATCCCGGCCTGACCGACCTGGAGTTGGTCCGCGAGAGATTGGGCGTCACGCCCGGCCGCCGCACCGGGCCGGAAATCCGCATCCTGGCCGTCTACGCCATGGGCAGCCTGGGAACCGTGGCCCAAACCTCACGCTCCGACCTGGACTGTTGGATCTGCTACGACGGCGACGTGACCATGGCCATGGAGCACGGGCTCAAGCGCAAACTCGACGCCATGGCCCTGTGGGCCAACAGCGAATACGGCCTGGAGGTCCACTTCTACCCGATGCGCATGGACGACGTGCGGGAAAACCGCTTCCTGTCCGGCGACGAGGAAAGCTCGGGCTCGGCCCAGGCGCTGTTGCTCAAGGAGGAATTCTACCGCACCGCGCTCAAGCTGGCGGGCAAGAACATCGCCTGGTGGGTGACTCCGGCGGGGGCGAGCCGCAAAACCTACGAAGCCTGCATCCGAGCCGCCCGGCGCTACCCCCTGTGCGGCAAGCCCAGGCTGGAGGACTTCGGCTACCTGGCGGAAGTGCCGCCGGACGAATATTTCGGCGGCTCGCTCTGGCAGATGGTCAAGGCCGTGCATTCGCCCTTCAAATCCGTGCTCAAGCTGGGCCTGCTGGAAACCTATTCCTCGCCCGGAACGTCCGGCCTGCCCCTGTGCGACCGCATCAAGCGCAATCTCATCCGCAACCGCCAGGGCAAGATGGACACCGACCCGTACACGGCCCTGTTCTCCACCCTGCACGCCTACTACTCGGAACGCGGAGAGAACAACGCGGCCGCCCTGCTCAAGGAGTCTTTCCGACTCAAGGCCAATCTCCCGGACATTCCCCTGTTCATGAACCTGCCCGCGCGCCCCGAGGACGAAAGCCTCATCTCGGTCCTGTTCGGCTCGGGCTATGTGGAACCAGGCAGACTGGCCGAGTCGCACCGTGCCTGGCCCTTCGAAAAGTCCCTGCGCATGGGCGCGCACGTTCGCCGGTACATGGTCGACACCTATCGCCGAATCCAGGAAGGCCTCGCGCCCAAGGGACGGACCAAGGCCCTGGTCAGCCCCGAGGACCTGACGCGCATGGGCCGCCGCATCGCGGCCAACTTCGCGAACAAGAGCCACAAGATCATGCGAGTGCCCTTCATGGACATCCGGGAAAACGGATTCTCCATACTGCACTTCGCGGCGGACAAGACTCAGGGCAAGCCGACCGAATGGACAGTCCGCGGCGGCGAACGGATGGACGCCAAGCAGCCCGCCGAAAATCTTCAAATCCTGCATCGCAACCAGGACCCGGCGCATCTGCTGGCCTGGCTCATGGCCAACCGGATATACCATCCCGACAGCCTGTTGCAGGCCGACCGCTCCATCGCGCCCATGGCGTTGACGGACCTCCAGCACCTCATGGCCGCCCTGCACGATTTCTTCCCCTTCGCCGAGACCTTCGAGCCGGACATCAACGAAGGCCTGCGCTCCGAAGAGGTCAACCGGGCCTTCTTCATCCTCAACCTGACCGACCCGCCTGAAACCGGGCGTATCGAGCAGGTAGCCGTGATCTACTCCACCAACTGGGGCGAGATGTTCTGCCGGACCTTCCCCCGGCCCGGACAACTCCTGGAGCACAACCCGACCGTGTTCCTGTCCGAAAAAATAGATCAATCCATCGCCCTGTCGCCGAAACTGGGAATCTTCACGCCCAAGGGGGCGCAATGCAAACGAATAAGCCTGACCTGA